In Primulina eburnea isolate SZY01 chromosome 14, ASM2296580v1, whole genome shotgun sequence, the following proteins share a genomic window:
- the LOC140812113 gene encoding peroxidase N1-like, with the protein MRIQLNQTLAAAFFVLFATFATSALGQGTRVGFYLSSCPRVESVVQSTVRSHFNANPTIAPGLLRMHFHDCFVQGCDASILIAGDDTERTAPPNSLLRGYEVIDDAKTQLEAACPGVVSCADILALAARDSVVLAGGVGWPVPTGRRDGRVSLASDTSNLPGFTDSVDVQVQKFQAKGLNTQDLVTLVGGHTIGTSACQFFSYRLYNYNSTGGPDPSIDPAFLPTLQSLCPQNGDGSTRVGLDNSSQNRFDNSFFANLRSGRGILESDQKLWTDASTQSFVQRYLGIRGLLGLTFSVEFGRSMVKMSNIEVKTGSSTDGEIRRVCSAVN; encoded by the exons atGAGAATTCAACTAAATCAAACACTTGCTGCTGCATTCTTTGTTCTGTTCGCGACATTCGCGACCTCCGCACTCGGGCAGGGCACGCGTGTGGGGTTCTATTTGAGCTCATGCCCTCGGGTGGAATCTGTAGTTCAGTCGACCGTAAGGTCGCACTTTAATGCTAACCCTACTATTGCGCCGGGGTTGCTTAGAATGCACTTTCATGACTGTTTTGTTCAAGGTTGTGATGCTTCTATACTTATTGCTGGAGATGACACTGAGAGAACTGCCCCGCCTAACAGTTTGTTGAGAGGATATGAAGTGATAGACGATGCAAAGACGCAGCTGGAGGCGGCGTGCCCTGGCGTTGTTTCGTGCGCTGATATTCTTGCTCTTGCTGCACGGGACTCGGTGGTGCTG GCTGGTGGGGTGGGCTGGCCTGTGCCGACAGGACGGAGAGACGGGCGGGTTTCATTGGCGAGTGATACTTCTAATCTCCCTGGTTTTACTGACTCCGTTGATGTGCAAGTGCAGAAGTTTCAAGCGAAAGGGCTCAATACTCAGGATCTTGTCACCCTTGTTG GAGGCCACACCATCGGCACCTCCGCCTGCCAGTTTTTCAGCTACAGGCTGTACAACTACAATTCCACCGGCGGTCCCGATCCATCGATCGACCCAGCATTTCTCCCGACTCTTCAGTCTCTTTGCCCTCAAAACGGCGACGGCTCAACGCGTGTAGGACTCGACAACAGTAGCCAAAACCGGTTCGACAACTCGTTTTTCGCCAATCTCAGGAGCGGCCGAGGAATTCTTGAATCAGATCAAAAGTTATGGACCGACGCTTCGACCCAGAGTTTCGTGCAACGTTATTTGGGAATAAGGGGTTTGCTTGGATTGACATTCAGTGTGGAATTTGGGAGATCCATGGTGAAGATGAGTAATATCGAAGTCAAGACTGGGAGTAGTACTGATGGTGAAATTCGTAGAGTTTGCTCAGCAGTCAATTGA